The following are encoded in a window of Rhizobium sp. 11515TR genomic DNA:
- a CDS encoding methyltransferase domain-containing protein, giving the protein MEIVFDQSLLAARKRRALRQGDPKAAFLLDIAAGELAERLGVTERHFDEAVELHGATGIAARLALATGKIGHLKRIESEMGFAAPGETIIEAPPEELPLEAESVNLVLSPLSLHVTNDTPGVFIQIRRALKADGLFLAAIPGSGTLQELRDVLLATEIELTGGASPRVIPFADVRDVGGLLQRAGFTLPVIDAENYTVRYDNLFALMRDLRAMGMTNPLVDRSRKPLTRAFFLRAAELYAERYSDPDGRIKATFSIIYVSGWTPHESQQKPLRPGSAKARLADALKVEEHKLKQ; this is encoded by the coding sequence ATGGAAATCGTGTTCGACCAATCGCTGCTTGCAGCCCGCAAGCGCCGGGCCTTGAGACAAGGCGACCCGAAAGCGGCATTCCTGCTCGACATTGCCGCCGGCGAACTGGCAGAACGGCTTGGCGTCACCGAACGCCATTTCGACGAAGCCGTCGAACTGCATGGAGCGACCGGCATCGCTGCGCGGCTCGCCCTGGCGACGGGCAAGATCGGTCATTTGAAAAGGATCGAAAGCGAAATGGGTTTTGCCGCTCCCGGCGAGACTATCATCGAGGCGCCGCCAGAGGAACTGCCGCTTGAGGCGGAATCGGTCAATCTCGTACTTTCGCCACTCAGCCTCCACGTCACCAACGACACACCTGGCGTCTTCATCCAGATCCGCCGCGCGCTGAAGGCCGACGGGCTTTTCCTGGCGGCGATCCCCGGCTCCGGAACCCTGCAGGAATTGCGCGACGTGCTGCTCGCAACCGAAATCGAGCTGACGGGGGGCGCCAGCCCGCGCGTCATCCCGTTTGCCGATGTCCGCGATGTCGGCGGTCTCCTTCAGCGTGCCGGCTTTACCCTGCCCGTCATCGATGCCGAAAACTACACCGTACGCTACGACAATCTGTTTGCCCTGATGCGCGACCTGCGCGCCATGGGCATGACCAATCCGCTGGTCGATCGCAGCCGCAAGCCGCTGACGCGTGCCTTCTTTCTGCGTGCGGCCGAGCTTTACGCCGAACGTTATTCCGATCCGGACGGGCGGATCAAGGCGACATTCTCGATCATCTACGTCTCGGGCTGGACCCCGCATGAAAGTCAGCAGAAGCCGCTGCGGCCTGGTTCCGCCAAGGCGCGGTTGGCCGATGCGCTCAAGGTTGAAGAGCACAAGCTGAAGCAGTAG
- a CDS encoding carbon-nitrogen hydrolase family protein, protein MSFKAAAIQMCSGVDPVKNAADMARLVRDAASQGAIYVQTPEMTGAVQKDRPGLRAVLRDEPNDIIVKTASELAKELGIYLHIGSTAIALDDGKIANRGFLFGPDGKLINRYDKIHMFDVDLDNGESWRESAVYRPGSEARIASLPFAELGFSICYDVRFPQLFRAQAVAGAEVMTVPAAFTKQTGEAHWEILLRARAIENGMFVIAAAQAGKHEDGRETFGHSMIIDPWGKVLASAGGAGEAVVIAEIDVTAVKSAHDKIPNLKNAREFSLEKIATPAAGGVAA, encoded by the coding sequence ATGAGCTTCAAGGCTGCTGCCATCCAGATGTGTTCCGGTGTCGATCCGGTGAAGAACGCGGCTGACATGGCGCGCTTGGTGCGCGACGCCGCTTCACAGGGCGCCATCTACGTGCAGACGCCGGAGATGACCGGTGCCGTGCAGAAGGATCGACCGGGCCTGCGCGCCGTGCTGCGTGACGAGCCGAACGATATTATCGTCAAGACGGCGTCCGAGCTGGCAAAAGAGCTCGGCATATACCTGCATATCGGCTCGACCGCCATTGCGCTGGATGACGGCAAGATCGCCAATCGCGGCTTTCTCTTCGGTCCCGATGGCAAGCTCATCAACCGATACGACAAGATCCATATGTTCGACGTCGATCTCGATAATGGTGAGAGCTGGCGCGAAAGCGCCGTCTATCGGCCGGGGTCGGAGGCGCGCATCGCCTCGCTGCCTTTTGCCGAACTCGGCTTTTCCATCTGCTACGATGTGCGCTTTCCGCAGCTTTTCCGCGCTCAGGCAGTTGCCGGTGCCGAGGTGATGACGGTACCTGCCGCCTTCACCAAACAGACGGGCGAGGCGCATTGGGAAATCCTGCTGCGCGCCCGTGCCATCGAAAACGGCATGTTCGTCATTGCCGCCGCGCAGGCCGGCAAGCATGAGGACGGCCGTGAGACTTTCGGCCATTCGATGATTATCGATCCCTGGGGCAAGGTGCTGGCATCCGCCGGTGGCGCGGGCGAGGCCGTGGTCATCGCCGAGATCGATGTTACCGCTGTCAAGTCAGCTCATGACAAGATACCGAACCTGAAGAATGCGCGTGAATTTTCGCTGGAGAAGATCGCGACGCCGGCGGCTGGAGGCGTCGCTGCTTGA
- the mutT gene encoding 8-oxo-dGTP diphosphatase MutT — translation MNEIGRKIVLVAACALIDADGRILLAQRPEGKSLAGLWEFPGGKVEAGETPEETLVRELQEELGIQTKIACLAPLTFASHTYETFHLLMPLYICRRYEGIPHGREGQAIKWVRPQALRDYPMPPADEPLIPFLQDLL, via the coding sequence ATGAACGAGATTGGCCGCAAAATCGTTCTCGTGGCCGCCTGCGCGCTCATCGACGCCGATGGCCGTATCCTGCTGGCACAGCGCCCCGAGGGCAAGTCGCTTGCCGGCCTCTGGGAATTTCCCGGCGGCAAGGTCGAGGCTGGCGAGACGCCGGAGGAGACCTTGGTGCGCGAGCTCCAGGAAGAACTCGGCATCCAGACGAAAATCGCCTGTCTCGCGCCGCTGACCTTCGCCAGCCACACCTATGAAACCTTCCATCTGCTGATGCCGCTGTACATCTGCCGGCGTTACGAAGGAATCCCGCATGGCCGGGAAGGGCAGGCGATCAAATGGGTGCGGCCGCAGGCTCTGCGTGACTATCCCATGCCGCCGGCCGACGAGCCGCTGATCCCGTTCCTGCAGGATCTGCTTTAA
- a CDS encoding Flp family type IVb pilin, with protein MRSVRRIFTDKTGATVIEYGLIAALMSAAIISGVGAFGGSLSRTFNLLSDTVQNSAASQN; from the coding sequence ATGCGTTCCGTTCGGCGTATTTTCACCGATAAGACCGGTGCCACGGTCATTGAATACGGCCTCATCGCAGCCTTGATGTCGGCTGCAATCATCAGCGGTGTCGGCGCCTTCGGGGGCAGCCTCTCACGTACATTCAACCTACTGTCCGATACGGTTCAGAATTCGGCTGCGTCCCAGAACTGA
- a CDS encoding ComF family protein — MGMMGREITLSMLGAGLKRPWVALADLVYPPACPGCGVSVGAHRGLCPACWSGIRFIERPYCEVLGSPFSHDLGAGILSAEAIADPPVFDRLRSAAVHDGIVRDLVLSLKYRDRTDLAPMMAGWMLRASDGTIADCDAIIPVPLHRARLFARKYNQAAELARHIARLSGKPLLAATLLRVKRTSQQVGLGAKARQDNVRRAFAVSEHRAADIFGRRIVLVDDVYTTGATVAAATRALKKAGAADVTVLTFARVVGHLI; from the coding sequence ATGGGGATGATGGGACGTGAAATCACCTTGTCGATGCTGGGCGCCGGGCTGAAAAGACCCTGGGTGGCGCTTGCTGACCTTGTCTATCCGCCGGCCTGCCCAGGTTGTGGAGTGTCCGTCGGCGCGCATCGCGGTCTTTGCCCGGCATGCTGGTCAGGCATTCGCTTTATCGAGCGGCCCTATTGCGAGGTGCTCGGCAGTCCGTTTTCCCATGATCTTGGTGCCGGCATTTTGAGTGCCGAGGCAATTGCCGATCCGCCCGTCTTCGATCGCCTGCGTTCCGCCGCCGTTCACGACGGCATCGTGCGCGATCTCGTTCTCAGCCTGAAATATCGCGATCGTACCGATCTCGCTCCGATGATGGCCGGCTGGATGCTGCGCGCCAGCGACGGCACGATTGCGGATTGCGATGCGATCATTCCGGTGCCGTTGCATCGGGCCCGGCTGTTTGCGCGCAAATACAATCAGGCTGCCGAGCTTGCTCGCCACATTGCCCGTCTTTCGGGCAAACCGCTGCTCGCCGCAACGCTCCTGCGCGTCAAACGCACGAGCCAGCAGGTGGGTCTGGGAGCCAAGGCGCGACAAGACAATGTGCGCAGGGCTTTCGCCGTCTCCGAGCATCGGGCGGCCGATATATTCGGGCGGCGCATCGTTCTGGTCGACGACGTTTATACGACCGGCGCCACGGTTGCGGCTGCTACGCGGGCCCTGAAGAAAGCAGGGGCTGCCGATGTCACGGTTTTGACCTTTGCAAGGGTCGTCGGCCATCTTATATGA
- the grxC gene encoding glutaredoxin 3 has protein sequence MASVVIYTREFCGYCARAKSLLESKGVDYVEHNATYSPELRQEMIAKSNGAATFPQIFINGEHVGGCDDIHALDRAGKLDPMLAA, from the coding sequence ATGGCATCCGTCGTTATCTATACGCGTGAATTCTGTGGCTATTGCGCCCGTGCGAAATCCCTGCTCGAATCCAAAGGCGTCGACTATGTCGAGCACAACGCGACCTATTCGCCCGAACTGCGGCAGGAGATGATCGCGAAGTCGAACGGCGCCGCCACCTTCCCGCAGATTTTCATCAATGGCGAGCATGTCGGCGGCTGCGACGACATCCATGCGCTCGATCGGGCCGGCAAGCTTGATCCGATGCTGGCAGCCTGA